A single Anopheles arabiensis isolate DONGOLA chromosome 2, AaraD3, whole genome shotgun sequence DNA region contains:
- the LOC120898870 gene encoding thioredoxin domain-containing protein 17-like — protein sequence MVHKHHVAGYDAFVAFMKDFNGNGGAINILFTGAKLENGLSWCGDCVDVAPFIEKAIETNAPENSHFIYVDVGDRPTWKDMNNPFRKDTNTHLSVIPTMIRWKQPQRLEGEQCGKADLLELFFSEDD from the exons GATGCATTCGTTGCATTTATGAAAGACTTCAACGGAAACGGCGGTGCGATCAATATTCTCTTCACCGGCGCAAAGCTCGAGAATGGTTTGAGCTGGTGTGGCGACTGTGTCGATG TGGCACCATTCATTGAGAAGGCGATCGAAACGAACGCTCCGGAGAATTCGCATTTCATCTACGTCGATGTGGGCGATCGTCCAAC CTGGAAGGATATGAACAATCCTTTCCGCAAGGACACTAACACGCATCTGTCCGTCATTCCGACCATGATCCGGTGGAAGCAGCCGCAGCGCCTCGAAGGTGAACAGTGTGGCAAGGCCGACCTGCTGGAACTGTTCTTTTCGGAAGACGACTAA